One stretch of Sulfuricystis multivorans DNA includes these proteins:
- a CDS encoding hydrogenase maturation protein, producing the protein MRILFLTHGFNSLTQRLYAELTARGHEVSVEFDIADSVSEEAVALWRPDLILAPFLKRAIPESIWKHHLCWVVHPGIVGDRGPSALDWAIQEGANVWGVTVLQAEAEMDAGPIWATQNFPLRRARKASVYRQEATEAALAAVLSALERLERGEKPTPLSEWPNARGQLRPSMKQVDRAIAWQKDDTQTVLGKIDAADGFPGVADSLFDQPCHLYDAWPEERLRGEPGAVIARRATALCRATVDGALWIGHVKRAGGIKLPATIAYAKESAGVPEVPLDGWWASEHATWQDIRYEEDGAIGWLHFDFYNGAMGTEQCQRLLDAFLWATQRPTRVIVLMGGRDFWSNGIHLNLIENAPSPADESWANINAIDDLAEAIIRCESHLTVAALGGNAGAGGCFLARACDEVWVKDGVVLNPHYKNMGNLFGSEFWTYSLPPRVGAEGAAMIMHHRLPMLAREAVQCGFYDAVLPAPTFRVDIARRAQELAAAWAQRRADKRAQRAADEAQKPLATYRAEELAQMRRNFYGFDPSYHVARWHFVSKTPHSWTPRHLARHRM; encoded by the coding sequence ATGAGGATCCTCTTTCTCACCCATGGCTTCAACAGCCTCACCCAGCGGCTGTATGCCGAGCTGACGGCGCGTGGCCACGAGGTGTCGGTGGAGTTCGACATCGCCGATTCGGTGAGCGAAGAGGCGGTGGCGCTCTGGCGGCCCGATCTGATCCTGGCGCCCTTTCTGAAGCGCGCAATACCGGAGTCGATCTGGAAGCACCACCTGTGCTGGGTCGTCCATCCCGGCATCGTCGGCGATCGGGGTCCCTCGGCGCTCGACTGGGCGATCCAGGAGGGTGCGAACGTGTGGGGTGTCACGGTCTTGCAGGCCGAGGCCGAGATGGATGCCGGGCCGATTTGGGCGACGCAAAACTTTCCGCTGCGCCGCGCTCGCAAGGCGAGTGTCTATCGCCAGGAAGCGACCGAGGCGGCGCTCGCGGCGGTGCTTTCTGCGCTCGAACGGCTCGAGCGCGGCGAGAAACCGACGCCGCTCTCTGAGTGGCCCAACGCACGCGGGCAGCTGCGTCCGTCGATGAAACAGGTGGATCGGGCGATCGCCTGGCAGAAGGACGACACGCAAACGGTGCTCGGCAAGATCGACGCGGCCGATGGTTTCCCCGGCGTGGCGGACAGCCTGTTCGATCAGCCCTGTCATCTCTACGATGCCTGGCCGGAGGAGCGGCTCAGAGGCGAACCTGGCGCAGTGATCGCGCGCCGCGCGACGGCGCTGTGCCGCGCCACCGTCGATGGCGCGTTATGGATCGGCCATGTCAAGCGGGCGGGCGGCATCAAGCTGCCGGCGACGATCGCCTATGCCAAAGAATCCGCCGGCGTGCCCGAAGTGCCGCTCGATGGCTGGTGGGCATCCGAGCATGCGACCTGGCAAGATATCCGATATGAAGAAGACGGCGCGATCGGTTGGCTTCATTTCGACTTCTACAACGGGGCGATGGGAACCGAGCAATGCCAGCGGCTGCTCGATGCCTTTTTATGGGCGACGCAAAGACCGACCCGGGTCATCGTCCTGATGGGCGGGCGCGACTTCTGGAGTAACGGCATCCACCTCAATCTGATCGAAAATGCGCCCAGTCCGGCGGACGAATCCTGGGCCAACATCAATGCCATCGACGATCTCGCCGAGGCGATCATCCGCTGTGAATCGCACCTGACGGTGGCGGCACTCGGTGGCAATGCCGGGGCGGGTGGCTGCTTCCTCGCGCGCGCCTGCGATGAGGTTTGGGTCAAGGATGGCGTGGTGCTCAACCCCCACTACAAGAACATGGGCAACCTTTTTGGCTCGGAGTTCTGGACCTATTCTTTGCCTCCCCGCGTCGGGGCCGAGGGCGCGGCAATGATCATGCATCATCGCCTGCCGATGCTGGCGCGCGAAGCCGTGCAATGCGGCTTCTACGATGCCGTGCTGCCAGCGCCGACTTTCCGTGTCGATATCGCCCGGCGCGCGCAGGAGCTGGCCGCCGCTTGGGCGCAGCGGCGGGCGGACAAGCGTGCGCAGCGCGCCGCGGACGAAGCCCAAAAGCCGCTCGCCACCTATCGTGCCGAGGAGCTTGCCCAGATGCGGCGCAACTTTTACGGCTTCGATCCGAGCTACCACGTCGCGCGCTGGCATTTCGTTTCCAAGACGCCGCATTCCTGGACGCCACGGCATTTGGCCCGGCATCGTATGTGA
- a CDS encoding HypC/HybG/HupF family hydrogenase formation chaperone translates to MCLAIPARVVEMPDADTAIVDLGGVKKAVSLALIDDVAVGDYVIVHVGFALNKLDPVEAERTLALFAQMNDLVAAQDAAAGSA, encoded by the coding sequence ATGTGCCTGGCCATCCCCGCCCGTGTCGTCGAGATGCCCGATGCGGACACCGCGATCGTCGATCTCGGTGGCGTGAAAAAGGCAGTCTCGCTGGCGCTCATCGACGATGTCGCGGTGGGCGATTACGTCATCGTCCATGTCGGCTTCGCGCTCAACAAGCTCGATCCGGTCGAGGCGGAGCGGACGCTGGCGCTGTTCGCCCAGATGAATGATCTGGTGGCTGCGCAGGATGCTGCGGCGGGCAGCGCATGA
- the hypD gene encoding hydrogenase formation protein HypD translates to MKYIDEFRDGELAKGLAAAIAAAARPERQYAFMEFCGGHTHAISRHGVTDLLPANVRMVHGPGCPVCVLPIGRIDMAIRLALEHRAILCSYGDCLRVPASGGLSLLKAKSHGGDVRMVYSPADALEIARENPARQVVFFAIGFETTTPPSAVVIKQAAALGVKNFSVLCCHVLTPSAIMSILESPEVRRWGTVPLDGFVGPAHVSTVIGSRPYEFFAAEYRKPVVIAGFEPLDVMQAILMLIRQVNEGRCQVENEFTRAVTREGNRKAQDLVAEVFELRRSFEWRGMGTIPYSALAIRQAFADFDAERRFALEYHPVPDHKACDCGAILRGVKEPRDCKLFGSVCTPENPIGSCMVSSEGACAAYYTYGRHREGGAG, encoded by the coding sequence ATGAAATACATCGACGAGTTTCGCGACGGCGAGCTCGCCAAGGGTCTGGCGGCGGCGATCGCCGCCGCGGCGCGACCGGAGCGCCAGTATGCCTTCATGGAATTCTGCGGCGGCCACACCCATGCGATCTCGCGCCATGGGGTGACCGATCTTTTGCCGGCCAATGTGCGCATGGTGCATGGGCCGGGCTGCCCGGTGTGCGTGCTGCCGATCGGCCGCATCGACATGGCGATTCGCCTTGCGCTCGAACATCGGGCCATCCTCTGCAGTTATGGCGATTGCTTGCGCGTGCCGGCCTCCGGGGGGTTGTCCTTGCTGAAGGCCAAGTCGCACGGCGGCGATGTACGCATGGTCTATTCGCCCGCCGATGCGCTGGAGATCGCGCGGGAAAACCCGGCGCGGCAAGTGGTGTTCTTCGCGATCGGCTTCGAGACGACGACCCCGCCGAGTGCGGTGGTGATCAAACAGGCGGCGGCGCTCGGCGTGAAGAATTTCAGCGTGCTGTGCTGCCATGTGCTCACACCTTCTGCCATCATGAGCATCCTCGAATCGCCGGAGGTGCGGCGCTGGGGCACGGTGCCGCTCGATGGCTTCGTCGGCCCGGCGCATGTGTCGACGGTGATCGGCAGCCGGCCCTATGAGTTCTTCGCCGCAGAGTATCGCAAGCCGGTGGTGATCGCCGGCTTCGAGCCGCTCGACGTGATGCAGGCGATCCTGATGTTGATCCGCCAGGTGAATGAAGGCCGCTGCCAGGTGGAGAACGAATTCACGCGCGCCGTGACGCGCGAGGGCAACCGCAAGGCGCAGGATCTCGTCGCCGAGGTCTTCGAGCTGCGGCGCAGCTTCGAGTGGCGCGGCATGGGCACGATTCCCTACTCGGCGCTGGCGATCCGGCAGGCTTTTGCCGATTTCGATGCCGAGCGCCGTTTCGCGCTCGAATACCATCCCGTGCCCGACCACAAGGCCTGCGACTGCGGAGCGATCCTGCGCGGCGTGAAAGAGCCGCGCGATTGCAAGCTCTTTGGCAGCGTGTGCACGCCGGAGAATCCGATCGGCAGCTGCATGGTGAGCTCCGAAGGGGCGTGCGCGGCCTATTACACCTATGGCCGGCATCGAGAAGGGGGCGCGGGATGA